The Glycine soja cultivar W05 chromosome 3, ASM419377v2, whole genome shotgun sequence genome window below encodes:
- the LOC114404982 gene encoding vegetative cell wall protein gp1-like codes for MVRLLPPQDSLTSSTPSPSSVSIPVRSPDVAPTPSPPPTEARPSSSHVNAHGPSPIPASTPSPSSVDARGPSPIPISTPSPSPPMGNMPIDEDVINLAMEDPPPLMIVLRLC; via the coding sequence ATGGTTAGACTATTACCACCTCAAGATAGTCTAACATCATCTACCCCATCCCCATCTTCTGTGTCTATCCCAGTTAGGTCTCCCGATGTTGCACCTACACCATCTCCACCTCCGACTGAAGCTAGACCATCTTCATCTCATGTTAATGCACATGGACCATCTCCGATACCTGCATCCACACCATCTCCATCCTCCGTTGATGCACGTGGACCATCCCCAATACCTATATCCACACCTTCCCCATCCCCGCCTATGGGCAACATGCCTATAGATGAAGATGTTATAAATTTGGCGATGGAAGACCCCCCCCCCCTAATGATCGTCCTAAGGTTATGCTAA